One segment of Brassica napus cultivar Da-Ae chromosome C3, Da-Ae, whole genome shotgun sequence DNA contains the following:
- the LOC125583584 gene encoding uncharacterized protein LOC125583584, which yields MLLIMGLTANLSLTLQQKDQDILNAMSLVGSIKRKLQKLRDDGWDSLMAKVASFCKKHNVEMLIMEEEFVDLRYPRRRTNISNMHHDKVNCFCTVLDLQIQEFNDRFTEVTTDLLICMATLSPVDSFHGFDKEKLVRLDKLYPDDFSYGELLSLEQQLDIYIDNICRDERFKSVENLGDFSCLMVKTQKHLAHPLVYKLLKLVLTLPVATASVERCFSAMKLVKTVARNRIGDQFLSDCMVYFIEKKLFDSDSNEKVIKKFQMMNERIVIL from the coding sequence ATGTTACTTATTATGGGGCTCACTGCGAACTTGTCATTGACTTTGCAACAGAAAGATCAGGATATTTTGAATGCTATGTCACTGGTAGGATCCATTAAACGAAAGTTGCAGAAGCTTAGAGATGATGGTTGGGATTCGCTTATGGCTAAAGTTGCTTCTTTTTGTAAGAAACATAATGTTGAGATGCTCATCATGGAAGAAGAGTTTGTTGATCTTAGGTACCCAAGAAGGAGAACCAATATAAGCAATATGCATCATGATAAGGTCAACTGTTTTTGCACGGTTCTAGATTTGCAGATTCAAGAGTTCAACGATCGTTTTACAGAGGTAACCACTGATCTGCTTATTTGTATGGCTACTTTAAGCCCGGTGGATTCATTCCATGGGTTTGATAAAGAGAAGCTGGTGCGATTAGATAAGTTATATCCAGATGATTTTAGCTATGGTGAGCTTTTATCTCTAGAGCAACAACTTGATATCTACATCGACAATATATGCAGAGACGAAAGGTTTAAGAGTGTAGAAAATCTTGGAGATTTTTCATGTTTGATGGTGAAAACTCAAAAGCATCTAGCACATCCTTTAGTTTACAAACTTTTAAAGTTAGTTTTAACTTTGCCAGTTGCCACCGCAAGTGTTGAAAGATGTTTTTCAGCAATGAAACTAGTGAAGACAGTTGCACGTAACCGAATTGGAGATCAGTTTCTAAGTGACTGTATGGTTTACTTTATTGAGAAAAAATTATTTGACTCAGATTCAAATGAGAAAGTGATTAAGAAATTTCAAATGATGAATGAGCGTATAGTTATTTTGTAA
- the LOC125583169 gene encoding zinc finger MYM-type protein 1-like translates to MQGGSDAFVKEGFNSWQKPERLITHMGKPPNSCHIIAAQKCEDLMNQHQSIVHDLFKLDDKVKTEYRVRLNASMDALRFLLRQGLPFCGHGEKEDDVNKGNFLQLLKYTGEQNDAIKEVRQAILEEIGHGVFDLLVDEFDDVSHKEKMGVVFRFVDKRGAIKERFIGVVHVKETSSLTLKSAIDDLFARYGMSITKVRGQGYDGASNMRGEFNGLRSLVSKESSSAYYVHCFAHQLQLVVVAVAKKHFDIADFFDMISTLLNVVGASCKRQDMFREIQREELEKGIKSGDVKTGT, encoded by the exons ATGCAAGGTGGAAGTGATGCATTCGTGAAAGAAGGGTTTAATAGCTGGCAGAAGCCAGAGAGATTGATTACTCATATGGGTAAACCACCCAACAGTTGTCACATTATTGCTGCTCAGAAATGTGAGGATTTGATGAATCAACATCAATCTATAGTACATGATCTGTTTAAGCTAGATGATAAGGTGAAAACTGAGTATCGTGTTCGCTTAAATGCTTCTATGGATGCTTTAAGATTCTTGTTACGACAAGGATTACCTTTTTGTGGTCATGGTGAGAAAGAAGATGATGTGAACAAAGGAAATTTCTTGCAGCTTTTAAAATACACAGGAGAACAAAATGATGCTATAA AAGAAGTACGACAAGCTATTTTAGAAGAAATTGGTCATGGTGTGTTTGATTTGCTGGTTGATGAGTTTGATGATGTTTCTCATAAAGAGAAGATGGGTGTTGTTTTTCGGTTTGTTGATAAAAGGGGAGCAATCAAAGAACGGTTTATTGGAGTTGTTCATGTAAAAGAAACGTCTTCATTAACTCTGAAGTCTGCTATAGATGATTTGTTTGCTAGATATGGTATGAGCATTACAAAGGTACGAGGGCAAGGTTATGATGGAGCTAGTAATATGAGGGGTGAGTTTAATGGGTTGAGATCATTGGTTTCTAAAGAAAGCAGTTCAGCATATTATGTTCATTGTTTCGCTCATCAGCTTCAGCTAGTTGTGGTGGCTGTTGCAAAAAAACACTTTGACATTGCTGATTTTTTTGATATGATTTCTACATTGTTGAATGTTGTTGGGGCTTCTTGTAAACGACAAGATATGTTTCGAGAAATTCAACGTGAAGAATTAGAAAAAGGAATCAAGAGTGGTGATGTTAAGACTGGGACATGA